The segment CGACCATGTGCTCGGCCCGTTGGAGTTGCGCCGCGACGGCGCGGCCGAGCATCCCAGACCCGCCGGTGACACACACCCTCATGGCCGGCGCCCCTTCGGGCGGTCCCACGTCGTGCGCTTACAGTCCGGGCAGATGCGCGGGCGCGCACGCTTGCGCGGGGTCCAGGCGTGCCCGCATCGCAGGCACCGGCAGCGCGGGAGGTCGTCCGCCACGGCTGTCTACGTATACGTAGGCGCGCGTCGCCGCGCCACTACTTTTTGTGCCCCGCGTGGTCCGGGTTCTCCCAGCACGCGCACGTCCGGTCGCACTCGCATCGGAGCGGGTCCGTCGGATCGCAGCAGCGCGAGGCGTAGCCCTTGCAGCCACGCTCCCCGAGGAACAGATTGGGCAGCCCATCGCCGCCGTGGCCGCGGCCCTCGGTGACGCACACCTTGGCCGCGCAACCGCTCATCACGAGGACCACGAGCAGGATCACGAGCGCACGCATAGGTGCCTCCTTCAACGCTTCTCGGCCAGCACCGACTCCCACATGGGGTCCGCGTCCGGCTCGCTCCAGCACTCGACCTGCACGACGCGGAACGGCGCCAGCAGCGCCTCCCACTCGGCGCGCGCCACGTACCGCTCATGGATCGTTGTGGGCGCCGCACGATCGTAGAACTCGCTGTCGTGGAGCGCGGACGGGAGACCCGCGGGGCGCACCGGCACGCGGTGGAACGCGAGCCATCGGCGCGACACTCGCACGGCCTCCGCGATGGCCTGCGCCCACCCGTCGGCGTCGAGCAGGTGGAGCAGCGCCGCGCCGTTCCACACGCAGTCCATAGAGGCATCCGCATAGGCGCCGAGGTCGCGCTGGTCCGACTGGCGAAACGCGATGCCTGGATAACGTAGGTGCGCCTGCGCCACCATGCCGGGCGCGTAGTCGCAGCCGTAGTACGTCGTGCGCGGGTGAACGGCGTGCACGATCTCGCGGTAGTAGGCTGCGCCACACCCGACCTCTAGCAGTGTCACGGGCGACGGCGCCATCGCGCCAAGCAGCGCGCGCGCCGCATCGAATGGGCCGTGCGGGCCGCCCGCGCGCCAGTCCACGAGTTCGCGGTCGGCCAGCCGCGCCTGCGCGGCGGGCACCTCGGGATGCTGCCAGCCTTCGGCGGCGCGCGTCACGCGAGCGCCTCCAGCAAGTCCAACAGGATGGCGCAGCGGTGCCGGTAGGTGTGGGAGGCGAGCGTCCGCCGCTGCCCCGCCGCCGCGATGGCCTGTGCGCGGTCGTCGTGGTCGAGGAGCCACCGCACGTTGAGCGCCGCCTCGCGCGGGTTGCCGAACGGGACGCATTCCTCCCACGGCGTGTAGAGCGCCGCGAGATTCGCGCTCGTCTCGGTCACGAGCACCGCGCCCATGCCGGGCGCCTCAAACGTGCGCATGTTGCACGTGTACCACTTGCGGCCGGTCCCGTCGCCGCGTGGCGCCGTGTGCACTTCGCCGTGGCGGTTAAGCGCCACTTTCGACGCACCGAGCACGCCGAAATAGTCGTCGCCCCACGCCTCGCCTTGCCAGGAGTTGACGAGCGGCAGCGGGATCTTGTCCGGCCCCTGGTAGCCCCACCAGCGGAACTCGGGGACCTGCTCGGCCACCGCGCACACGGCGTGCTGCCCGGCCTGCCAGTGGCGCGCGATGCCGAGCCCACCGACGAACGTGGCGGGGAAGGTGCGCGCGGCCCACGGGCGCGCGGCGCCGGCCATGAACGCATCGGACTCCGTGCCGCTCCCGTCCACCGCCAAGCCGAGTCGGCGCGGGTCGAATGCGAGTGGCAGGTACTCGACTCTCAACCCTCTCTCTTTCATGGCGCGCGCGTAGTGGGGGAACGCCGTCACCACGAGGTCGTAGGCGCGGAGCTGGTCGTCGCTCGGCGCCTCGCTCGACACCATCGCGACGACGGCCTTGGCGCCGCGCGACCGGAAGCCCTGGACGTCGCCGGCATCGACGCTCGTGGGGACGCGCATGACGACGATGGCGTCGGCACAGACTGCGTCCCATGCGTGGTCCCGCTCCATCGCGGCCGTGAGCGCTGGCACGCCGAGCAGGATTTCCTCGGACTCCGCGCCGTGGTACCGGCAGGCCGCAGCGTAGGAATCCCAGCAGCCGAATCTCGCGTCGAGGAGCCGGTCGCGCTGCGCATGCCACGGCTGGTCCGCGAGGTCCGCCGTGGCGCCGTAGACCTGGCGCGCGACCTGTGGGTACAGGGAGTCCAGGAAGGCTACGCGCATGCCGCCGCCCCATCACGCACCGACTCGACCACGCGCGCCACGTCCCCACGCGAGAGCCCCGGCCGGCAGGGGATCATCACGCCCTCGCCCTTGGCCGCGACGCACTCAATCCCACGCGCCGCACAGGCCGCGATCACCGCTGGCCGCGCGGCGGCCGAGACACAGAGCCACCCCCCGCCGTGATTGGCCCACCGCGCGCCCGGGAACGCCTCGACCAACGCGCGCGCCGCCGCCCAATGCGCCTGCATGCGCCCGCGCGCGCTTGGGAGCACGGCGCCCACGGCGGACGTGGCTGTGGCGCCAGCCGCCCATCCGAGCGTCGCCACCACCTCGGCCACGCGCGCGCTGATCGCCGCGTCGCGCGAGCCGACGAACCCGAGCGGGCCGCACGGCCACACGGCGGTGCCGTCGGCGAGGTCCCAGGCGAACGTCGTTCCCGTGCGCGGCGGGGACCAGAGCGCCTGGTCGCACCAGGCCACGAGGACGCCCGCGCGCCGGCACGCCTCGCGCGCGAGGTAGCCGGAGGTCACGAACACGCCGCCCGCGAGCCCGAGGAGATGCGCCAACCGGTCGGCGATTGGTTGCGCGTCATGGGTCACGCTCGACTCCAGCACGTCGCGCCATGCGCGCCACACGTCGCCCCACCGCGCGCGGAGCCCGTCGTGCCAGGGATCGCGGAGGCGGAGCACGGCGCTATTCGATGATGCGCGCCGTGAGCGCGCCGTCCCATCGGACGATGGTGTTCCAGTGCTCGTGATGCCGGCTGAACCACCGCCGTAGGATCATGGCATCCGGCCCGATGAGCGGCCCCATGCGGAGGATACGGTGCATCGCGCCGGCCACATCGCGATCGGCCAGCGGCGCGAAGTAAGAATTCGGGCGCTGGAACACGAGCCCCGAGCCATCGCGCTCCGGCCACACCCACCACTCGTGCCCCGCGTAGGCCGTGTGGTCGAACCCTGCCCCCTCGAATCCGAAGAGGCACTCCTTGAACGGCGATGGGCACTCGATCACGCCGCGCTTCGCGATGCGGTTGATCTCGGCGATGGCCGCGAGCGGCTCGGCCACGTGTTCGATGATGTGGGACGCGACGAGGTAGTCAATCGACTGCGTCGCGATCTCGGGGTAGCCCGCGCAGAGGTCGCCTTGGTGGAAAGTCGAGTCGCGCGGTCGGTCGTCGAGCCCTCGGTCGATCACGTCCATGATCACGTTCGCCCGCGGCCAGAACGTGCGCGAGCCCGGGCCGATCTCGGCGCACACCCACTCGTCGGGAATCGTGGTGTCTGCCAGGAGACGCTGCCACGGCGTCGGGTCCGTCTCGCTCCAGAGCGGCTTGCGCCACCGGAGGCAGAACGCCGGGTACCAGCGCCCCGCGAGCGGCGGCTCTTCAGCCACGAACTCGAACCCATACTCCTCGACGAGTGCGCGCAGTTGCGCTCGCGCGTAGCCCGCGAAGTGGTCGCCGCCATCGCCGCCCCGCGGCCCCTGCACGTGCCGGCGCATGAGCGCCAACTCTGTGGCGTTCGCGCCGTCGCGCGCCGCCGACTCGATGCGATCCAGCGCCGCCGCCATGTCCGGCACGTCGAGGCGCAGCACGCCGCCGGGCTTGAGCACGTAGTCGACGTTGAGCACAAACTTGCGCAGCTCTCCCATCGACCAATGCTCGGCCACCTGGCGCGCCAACACCTCATCGACTTGGTGCACGCCGAACGGGAGTCCGTGCAGCGCATCCGCGAAGTCGTCGACGACGGTGTCGGTGAGCGCCAGCGGCCCGCGCGACACCTCTTCGCGCGTCGTGGGGATGCGCGCGTAGTAGGCGTCGCCGTCGTCGGTGATCCACCGCTCCATGAGGTCGGGGCGCGCCGAGGCGAGGTGGCGATTGGGGGCGGGAAGATCGACGTTCCGATAGCCCCGCAAGTAGATTTTGCCGCACCCCACATGCACGCGCAGCGGCTCGCTACCCACAGATCACCTGCGCTTCCGTCGAATGCCCGCGCGCGGTGACCCCGTAGCGCGCGGCGTACTGTTCGACGGGCTGTTGTACGAGGTCGTAGGCCGGCATCGCCGCCTGGGACGCCCGCAACTCCGATACGCGCGGCTCCCGCTCGGCCCACACGGAGCGCCAGGTCGCGTAGATGCGGTCGTAGTCGGCGACCGTCTGCGCGCGCGCCTCGTCCTCGCGGTAGTGGTGCACCACGCGCGCGCGCGGCGCCACGACGAGCGGGCGCCCCGCCGCCTGAAACCGCATGGACAGCGCGTTGTCACAGCCATACATGCGCACGCGCGGATCGAATCCGCCCACGGCCTCGAAGTCCACGCGGCGGAACAATCCGAAGTTGGCGTAGAGCAGTCCCGCCGGAAACTCATTGACGTGCCAGCCATAGGGCGGGTGCGGCGTCAGGTACGGAAGCACGGCCATACCGGCGCGAGGCGTCGCGCGCAGCGCCGCGATGGCTTCGGCGTCCCACGCGGGTTCAACCTCGCAGTCGTCGTTGAGCCAGACGATCCATTCCTCGTCGCCCATCGCGGCGAGCGCGTTGTAGCCGGCGCTCACGCCTTGGCGCGGCCACTCGCGGCGCACGGTCACGCGCGGGTGCACGCACCAGTCGGGGACCGGCACCTCGGGCGGCTCCAAGAACCCGACGTAGAGGTGCCAGTCCGTGCGGCTCTGCGCGAGCAGCGAGCGGAGGAGGCGCGCGCCCTCGGCTTCGCGCGAGGCGCCGTGCCCGACGAGGATGGCGAGGCGGTCGCTCATGGACGCGTCTACGTATACGTAGCGGCGCTCGATCGCGCCACCACTATTTTTCTGCGATCGGGTGGACGCGCGCCCCGTGCTTGGCGGCGGCCGCCGCGTGCGCGCGACAGCCGCGCC is part of the bacterium genome and harbors:
- a CDS encoding class I SAM-dependent methyltransferase, which gives rise to MTRAAEGWQHPEVPAAQARLADRELVDWRAGGPHGPFDAARALLGAMAPSPVTLLEVGCGAAYYREIVHAVHPRTTYYGCDYAPGMVAQAHLRYPGIAFRQSDQRDLGAYADASMDCVWNGAALLHLLDADGWAQAIAEAVRVSRRWLAFHRVPVRPAGLPSALHDSEFYDRAAPTTIHERYVARAEWEALLAPFRVVQVECWSEPDADPMWESVLAEKR
- a CDS encoding glycosyltransferase, yielding MRVAFLDSLYPQVARQVYGATADLADQPWHAQRDRLLDARFGCWDSYAAACRYHGAESEEILLGVPALTAAMERDHAWDAVCADAIVVMRVPTSVDAGDVQGFRSRGAKAVVAMVSSEAPSDDQLRAYDLVVTAFPHYARAMKERGLRVEYLPLAFDPRRLGLAVDGSGTESDAFMAGAARPWAARTFPATFVGGLGIARHWQAGQHAVCAVAEQVPEFRWWGYQGPDKIPLPLVNSWQGEAWGDDYFGVLGASKVALNRHGEVHTAPRGDGTGRKWYTCNMRTFEAPGMGAVLVTETSANLAALYTPWEECVPFGNPREAALNVRWLLDHDDRAQAIAAAGQRRTLASHTYRHRCAILLDLLEALA
- a CDS encoding glycosyltransferase, with product MSDRLAILVGHGASREAEGARLLRSLLAQSRTDWHLYVGFLEPPEVPVPDWCVHPRVTVRREWPRQGVSAGYNALAAMGDEEWIVWLNDDCEVEPAWDAEAIAALRATPRAGMAVLPYLTPHPPYGWHVNEFPAGLLYANFGLFRRVDFEAVGGFDPRVRMYGCDNALSMRFQAAGRPLVVAPRARVVHHYREDEARAQTVADYDRIYATWRSVWAEREPRVSELRASQAAMPAYDLVQQPVEQYAARYGVTARGHSTEAQVICG